A genomic stretch from Solanum stenotomum isolate F172 chromosome 8, ASM1918654v1, whole genome shotgun sequence includes:
- the LOC125874488 gene encoding non-specific lipid transfer protein GPI-anchored 14-like, which produces MNKLSVLCMLVLVTLAMGNIEDDVKDCADQLGDLASCIPYVSGTAKMPTPECCEDTQKLKAAKPKCLCVLIKESTDPSLGLPINTTLALQMPAACKIDAKVSDCPSLLKIPADSPDAKIFKITDSASTTTSSSPASSSETKSTTSDTKSTTPTSTSGVAKQISTNIILTMALTVIALIIFI; this is translated from the exons ATGAATAAGTTATCAGTGTTGTGCATGTTAGTGTTGGTGACATTAGCAATGGGTAATATAGAAGATGATGTAAAAGATTGTGCAGACCAACTTGGAGATTTGGCATCATGCATACCATATGTTAGTGGCACAGCAAAAATGCCAACACCTGAATGTTGTGAGGATACTCAGAAATTAAAAGCTGCTAAGCCTAAATGTCTTTGTGTTCTCATTAAAGAGAGCACTGATCCATCTTTAGGCCTACCTATTAACACTACTTTAGCTCTTCAAATGCCAGCTGCTTGCAAAATTGATGCCAAAGTATCTGATTGCCCAT CATTACTGAAGATCCCAGCAGATTCACCAGATgcaaagatttttaaaataactgaTTCAGCTTCTACCACAACCTCATCATCCCCTGCTTCTAGTTCAGAAACAAAGAGTACTACTTCAGATACCAAGAGTACTACTCCTACAAGCACCAGTGGAGTTGCAAAGCAGATCAGCACCAACATTATACTGACTATGGCACTTACAGTAATTGCATTGATCATCTTTATTTAG
- the LOC125873429 gene encoding NAC domain-containing protein 100-like, whose amino-acid sequence MMTEQYNIMDEKNLPPGFRFHPSDEELITYYLSNKVSDFSFTTRAIADVDLNKSEPWDLPAKASMGEKEWYFFSQKDRKYPTGLRTNRATEAGYWKTTGKDKEIFRGGVELVGMKKTLVFYKGRAPKGEKTNWVMHEYRLESNLGFKPPKEEWVVCRLFHKKSSVKKSNATSSSQQSDQVESPCDTYTLAKEFVEYHQPNFNVPAPPSIEGDIFSLQNYTNQGNMNIVNLDALPSVNSLLFRALQFRGNYNYQQRDIDPSTTIINTLDYPYNIQSQDTMGNFNLLEPPSSSLAFNSLQPQPEQSYKLDSNIWE is encoded by the exons ATGATGACAGAGCAATATAATATAATGGATGAGAAAAATCTGCCTCCAGGGTTTAGGTTCCATCCAAGTGATGAAGAACTTATAACATATTATTTGAGTAACAAAGTTTCTGATTTTAGTTTTACTACTAGAGCTATTGCTGATGTTGATCTCAACAAATCTGAGCCTTGGGACCTTCCTG CCAAAGCCTCAATGGGAGAAAAAGAATGGTACTTCTTTAGCCAAAAAGATCGAAAGTATCCAACGGGTCTTCGCACAAACAGAGCTACAGAAGCTGGCTACTGGAAAACAACGGGCAAAGATAAAGAGATTTTTCGCGGTGGAGTTGAGCTTGTTGGGATGAAGAAAACACTTGTTTTCTACAAAGGAAGAGCTCCTAAGGGTGAAAAAACCAATTGGGTTATGCATGAATATAGGCTAGAATCCAACCTTGGATTCAAACCTCCTAAG gAGGAATGGGTAGTTTGTAGGTTGTTTCACAAAAAGTCAAGTgtaaaaaaatcaaatgcaACATCATCATCCCAACAATCTGATCAAGTAGAATCTCCTTGTGACACTTACACATTAGCCAAAGAATTTGTAGAATATCACCAACCAAATTTCAACGTTCCCGCCCCTCCATCAATTGAAGGTGATATATTTTCTCTACAAAATTACACCAATCAGGGAAATATGAATATCGTGAACTTGGATGCTCTTCCATCAGTAAATTCTTTGCTTTTTAGGGCATTACAATTCAGGGGTAACTATAATTATCAACAAAGGGATATTGATCCATCTACCACAATTATTAATACACTCGATTACCCATATAATATTCAATCACAAGATACTATGGGTAATTTTAATCTACTGGAGCCGCCTTCTTCCTCTTTGGCGTTCAATTCTCTTCAACCTCAGCCTGAACAATCATACAAATTGGACTCTAATATTTGGGAGtaa
- the LOC125874202 gene encoding VQ motif-containing protein 20-like has protein sequence MNHAQFYHHSNTNDAMVMSNNNNSNNNNNISSPLKINKASHHIKKLSNSLPSSSSSSSLYNAAVAATTSTTFIPHHQQQRQPVIIYTHSPKVIHTHPRDFKALVQKLTGLSPEEVSSHSHHPPQSMPMPQYHPKPDPINEEMDHDQDPISGAESCFGDLRLGDEENNYQRTNMTNINTNISEKYDLLVNDDNDSVVTDENNENNGSSCIGDNSSASCYVPPPPIFDLPNINDYKDTNSDFSNYNYNNNINNISDSPSFFDNNFAPFYPNPITNSSDYFFSDQQFCNYTDSLFFMPSMRNSFSSSSSESIKELPDF, from the coding sequence ATGAACCATGCACAATTCTATCATCATTCAAACACCAATGATGCCATGGTCatgagcaacaacaacaacagtaataataacaataacatatcttCTCCTTTGAAGATCAATAAAGCCTCTCATCACatcaaaaaattatcaaattcatTACCATCTTCTTCCTCATCGTCCTCGTTATACAACGCGGCGGTCGCGGCCACTACCTCAACGACCTTCATccctcatcatcaacaacaacgtCAACCGGTTATCATCTAcactcattctccaaaagtcATCCACACGCATCCGCGTGATTTCAAGGCATTGGTCCAAAAACTCACTGGTCTTTCTCCTGAAGAGGTCTCTTCGCATTCTCATCATCCGCCCCAATCAATGCCTATGCCTCAATATCATCCTAAACCCGACCCAATAAACGAGGAAATGGATCACGATCAAGATCCTATATCGGGTGCTGAAAGCTGTTTTGGAGATCTCCGACTTGGTgatgaagaaaataattatcagcGTACTAATATGACAAATATTAATACTAATATTAGTgagaaatatgatttattggTGAATGATGACAATGATTCGGTTGTCACggatgaaaataatgaaaataacgGAAGCTCTTGTATAGGAGATAATTCATCAGCTTCTTGTTATGTTCCACCTCCTCCAATTTTTGATCTACCTAATATTAATGATTATAAAGATACTAATAGTGATTTTAGTAATtataattacaataataatattaataatattagtgATTCTCCAAGtttttttgataataattttGCACCTTTTTATCCTAATCCAATTACTAATTCGTCTGATTATTTTTTCTCAGATCAGCAATTTTGTAACTATACcgattctttattttttatgccTAGTATGAGAAACTCCTTTTCTTCATCCTCATCAGAAAGTATTAAAGAGCTTCCagatttttga
- the LOC125873046 gene encoding 40S ribosomal protein S7-1-like, whose protein sequence is MYTSKQKIHKDKDAEPSEFEVSVAQAFFDLENTNQELKSELKDLYINSATQIDVSGNRKAVVIHVPYRLRKAFRKVHVRLVRELEKKFSGKDVIFIATRRIVRPPKRGSAAQRPRTRTLTSVHDAILEDLVVPAEIVGKRTRYRVDGSKIMKVYLDPKERNNTEYKLETFSAVYRKLSGKDVVFEYPITEA, encoded by the exons ATGTACACGTCGAAGCAAAAGATTCACAAAGATAAAGATGCTGAACCTTCTGAGTTTGAAGTGTCTGTTGCACAG gctttctttgatttggaAAACACCAACCAAGAGCTGAAAAGTGAATTGAAGGACCTATACATCAATTCAGCAAC TCAAATTGATGTGTCAGGAAACAGGAAGGCTGTTGTTATCCATGTTCCCTACAGACTGAGGAAAGCTTTCCGCAAGGTTCATGTTCGCCTTGTTAGGGAGTTGGAGAAGAAATTCAGTGGCAAG gATGTGATCTTTATTGCCACCAGGAGGATAGTGAGACCTCCTAAGAGAGGTTCAGCTGCTCAACGACCCCGCACCAGAACTCTTACATCTGTTCATGATGCCATATTGGAGGACTTGGTTGTCCCTGCGGAGATTGTTGGGAAGCGTACTAGGTATCGCGTTGATGGCTCCAAGATAATGAAG GTGTACTTGGACCCCAAGGAACGAAACAACACAGAGTATAAGTTGGAGACCTTTTCAGCAGTTTACAGAAAGCTTTCAGGCAAAGATGTGGTGTTTGAGTACCCCATCACTGAGGCTTAA
- the LOC125874510 gene encoding protein NPG1 has translation MSGNESPELGQADADRSVRQVCANGICMQTNVVEAKLDEGNIQEAESALREGLSLNFEEARALLGRLEYQRGNVEGALRVFDGIDLQAAIQRMQPSVTEKQPSKKGRTKSIESVPGVSQHAAGLVLEAIYLKAKSLQKLGKLTDAARECLSVLDAVEKIFDSGIPDVLVENKLQETVSHAVELLPELWKQAGSYSEAMSAYRRALLSQWNLDNDCCARIQKAFAVFLLYSGVEVCPPSLAVQIDGSYVPRNNLEEAILLLMILMRKVYLGKIKWDPSVLEHLTFALSVCGQTSVLAKQLEEVMPGVLNRIDRWRSLALCYFAAGQNKNALSLLRKSLHKHEEPDDVLSLVLASKICSEDVFLAAEGVKYAQRAITNAEGSNEHLKGVGLRMLGLCLGKQAKVATSDFERSQLQSEALKSLDGAMALEHENSDLMFELGVQYAEHRNLDAALQYARKYVDATGGSTLRGWRLLALVLSAQHRYSEAEVVTDAAFDETTKWDQGPLLRMKAKLKTSQSRYIDAVEPYRHLLSLVQAQRKSFGPFRNAPQVEEDKVNEYEVWHGLADLYSSLSHFKDAETCLEKARGLIEYSADTLYTEGMMFERQGENDKALSAYINALLVEPNHVQCKILLGSLLTKMNPGMLPLAKALLSDALRIEPTNRVAWYHLGLVHRDDGRVADAADCFQAASMLEESDPIEKFSSIL, from the exons ATGTCTGGAAATGAATCACCAGAATTAGGGCAGGCTGATGCTGATCGATCAGTTAGGCAAGTTTGTGCAAATGGGATTTGCATGCAAACAAATGTTGTTGAAGCAAAGCTTGATGAGGGAAACATTCAAGAGGCTGAATCTGCATTGCGTGAAGGTTTGTCCCTCAATTTTGAG GAAGCACGAGCTCTTCTTGGAAGATTGGAATATCAAAGAGGAAATGTGGAAGGTGCTCTTAGGGTGTTTGATGGTATTGATCTCCAAGCAGCCATACAAAGGATGCAGCCTTCTGTTACTGAGAAACAACCTTCTAAAAAGGGCCGCACTAAAAGCATTGAGTCTGTGCCAGGTGTCTCACAGCATGCTGCTGGTCTGGTCCTTGAGGCCATATATTTGAAAGCGAAGTCCCTGCAAAAGCTTGGGAAACTGACTG ATGCTGCTCGTGAATGTCTAAGTGTGCTTGATGCCGTAGAGAAGATATTCGATAGTGGCATACCTGATGTACTGGTGGAGAATAAGCTGCAAGAAACTGTGAGCCATGCTGTTGAGCTCCTTCCAGAGCTATGGAAGCAAGCTGGTTCCTATTCTGAAGCAATGTCTGCCTATCGTCGTGCCCTCTTAAGCCAATGGAATCTCGATAATGACTGCTGTGCCAGGATTCAAAAAGCTTTTGCTGTGTTTCTGCTTTATAGTGGGGTTGAGGTTTGCCCACCAAGCTTAGCTGTGCAAATTGACGGTTCTTATGTACCTAGGAACAATTTAGAAGAAGCAATACTGCTGTTAATGATTCTGATGAGAAAAGTTTACCTTGGTAAGATCAAATGGGACCCTTCAGTTTTAGAGCACCTTACATTTGCTCTGTCTGTATGCGGCCAAACCTCTGTTTTAGCTAAGCAACTTGAAGAAGTAATGCCAGGGGTACTTAACCGGATTGATCGTTGGCGATCTTTAGCACTTTGTTATTTTGCGGCTGGACAGAACAAAAATGCCTTAAGTCTGCTGCGGAAGTCTCTGCATAAACATGAAGAGCCAGATGACGTTCTCTCATTGGTGTTGGCTTCTAAAATTTGTTCTGAGGATGTCTTTCTTGCAGCTGAGGGAGTGAAGTATGCACAGAGGGCGATAACTAATGCAGAGGGTTCAAATGAACACTTGAAAGGTGTTGGTCTCCGCATGTTAGGTCTTTGTTTGGGCAAGCAGGCGAAAGTTGCAACCTCCGACTTTGAGAGATCACAACTTCAATCTGAGGCTCTAAAATCTTTAGATGGTGCAATGGCTTTAGAGCATGAAAATTCAGATTTGATGTTTGAGTTAGGCGTTCAATATGCAGAGCACCGTAATCTGGATGCAGCTTTGCAATATGCGAGAAAGTATGTTGATGCAACAGGAGGATCTACTCTAAGAGGTTGGAGACTGCTTGCTTTAGTTCTTTCTGCTCAACATCGCTATTCGGAGGCTGAAGTAGTTACTGATGCGGCTTTTGATGAGACTACAAAGTGGGATCAAGGACCTTTGCTAAGAATGAAAGCTAAGCTTAAAACATCCCAGTCACGGTACATCGACGCTGTTGAACCTTATCGTCATCTCCTTTCATTGGTTCAAGCTCAAAGAAAATCTTTTGGACCATTCAGAAATGCGCCTCAG GTGGAGGAAGATAAGGTAAATGAATATGAAGTTTGGCATGGACTGGCAGACTTGTACTCTAGCCTTTCACATTTTAAGGATGCAGAGACATGTTTGGAGAAAGCTAGAGGTCTTATCGAGTACTCAGCAGACACTTTGTATACAGAAG GAATGATGTTTGAAAGACAGGGAGAAAATGACAAAGCGTTGTCTGCTTATATTAATGCACTATTAGTAGAGCCTAATCATGTGCAGTGTAAGATCTTGCTTGGTTCTTTATTGACTAAAATGAACCCGGGGATGTTGCCATTGGCAAAAGCATTACTCTCAGATGCATTGAGGATTGAACCTACCAATCGTGTAGCTTGGTACCACTTGGGATTGGTTCATAGAGACGATGGACGGGTAGCTGATGCTGCTGATTGTTTCCAGGCAGCTTCCATGCTTGAAGAGTCCGATCCCATCGAAAAGTTTAGTTCCATCCTTTGA